One genomic segment of Paenibacillus durus includes these proteins:
- a CDS encoding FMN-binding protein, whose product MKKKLLIVAALILLVGAGWGLTYLYQVNSYQDKIKNLTISNIPFSTLADGTYVGEYDVRFIDAKVQVSVQNGKVTKIDLLKHKNGHGVPAEVILKEIVDKQTLDVDAVSGASNSSKVLKKAVEIALVQGEK is encoded by the coding sequence GTGAAGAAGAAACTACTGATAGTAGCTGCTCTTATTTTGCTCGTGGGGGCCGGCTGGGGGCTTACTTATCTGTATCAGGTCAACAGCTATCAAGACAAGATTAAGAATCTCACCATATCCAATATCCCCTTCTCTACTCTCGCCGATGGCACCTACGTGGGAGAATACGATGTGCGCTTTATCGACGCCAAAGTTCAGGTTAGCGTGCAGAACGGTAAAGTGACCAAGATCGACCTGCTGAAGCATAAGAACGGGCATGGCGTTCCCGCCGAAGTCATTCTTAAAGAAATCGTTGATAAACAAACGCTTGATGTGGATGCCGTCAGCGGTGCGAGTAATTCCAGCAAGGTCTTGAAAAAGGCGGTGGAGATAGCGCTGGTTCAAGGCGAGAAATAA
- a CDS encoding L,D-transpeptidase family protein: MKNNMGEVHRGRGWRTTLSLMLALILLCTGIFAGEADAAGTQMLVINKKVNKLAFFDGGKLVKVFPVATGREQSLTPEGSFKIVNKIKNRPYYKDHIPGGDPANPLGDRWLGLDALGTRGTTYAIHGNNRESSIGKYVSAGCIRMHNDDIHWLFPRVMKNTTVVITSSALDMESIARKYGYVLGTNTFAGTIVVNGGATKLSQPFILENSRVYVPLRETASVLGAKLGLDSEGALTITMGSRAASHKPLADYATVNGAKVAILASRNENGTLMIPLSSVPLLFGVQIKWTGSSSTVTIL, encoded by the coding sequence ATGAAAAATAACATGGGAGAGGTTCATAGGGGAAGGGGCTGGCGGACAACGCTCAGTCTGATGCTTGCGCTTATTCTGCTGTGTACCGGCATTTTTGCGGGAGAGGCGGATGCGGCTGGCACACAAATGCTCGTGATTAACAAAAAGGTCAACAAGCTGGCCTTCTTCGACGGCGGCAAGCTGGTTAAGGTATTCCCGGTGGCTACCGGCAGGGAGCAGAGTCTGACTCCGGAAGGCAGCTTCAAGATTGTCAATAAAATCAAAAACCGGCCTTACTACAAAGATCATATTCCCGGCGGCGATCCCGCCAATCCGCTCGGCGACCGCTGGCTTGGGCTGGATGCCTTAGGCACAAGGGGAACGACTTACGCGATTCACGGCAACAACAGAGAGTCTTCAATCGGCAAGTATGTAAGCGCCGGATGCATCAGGATGCATAACGATGACATCCATTGGCTGTTCCCTCGGGTCATGAAAAATACGACGGTGGTCATCACCTCCTCGGCGCTTGACATGGAAAGCATTGCGCGGAAATACGGTTATGTTCTGGGGACGAATACATTTGCCGGAACCATAGTTGTTAACGGCGGGGCAACGAAGCTGAGCCAGCCCTTCATCCTGGAGAATTCCCGCGTGTATGTTCCGCTGAGAGAGACCGCATCCGTGCTCGGAGCAAAGCTGGGGCTGGATTCCGAAGGAGCGCTGACGATCACGATGGGCAGCCGCGCAGCATCGCATAAGCCGCTGGCTGACTACGCCACTGTGAACGGGGCGAAGGTTGCCATTCTGGCGTCGCGCAATGAGAACGGGACCCTAATGATCCCGCTGAGCAGCGTTCCGCTGTTGTTCGGCGTTCAGATCAAGTGGACCGGGTCGAGCAGCACTGTTACGATTTTATAA
- a CDS encoding YjgB family protein: MNKYIKMMTAGVMLTGMLTLAACSSGGGGESSPSPSATASPSVPPSAAASLVPATSAASPAASDAAASGSPGGSAAPSAAASPAPGGGMGQNTAAQLKELLELAKQGKAPDIPFAAHTGLIDDVKQAWGEPDKEEGAGKGIYATYSAKHAVIGFNKGSLIFDVRSSAADLQQLTLEQIEDTLGKPNDVKTSGNDSIYIYNAGAQYQLKFVIPKSTGKVDHISVFSEQDSINNMAG; encoded by the coding sequence ATGAACAAGTATATAAAAATGATGACGGCAGGCGTTATGCTCACGGGAATGTTGACTCTTGCCGCATGCAGTTCCGGAGGTGGCGGAGAATCATCCCCGTCTCCATCTGCGACCGCTTCTCCGTCTGTGCCGCCTTCGGCTGCCGCATCGTTAGTCCCGGCGACTTCCGCAGCTTCTCCGGCGGCCAGTGATGCTGCCGCATCGGGCAGTCCGGGCGGTTCCGCCGCGCCTTCGGCCGCTGCATCGCCTGCCCCCGGCGGCGGCATGGGGCAGAATACGGCGGCTCAGCTCAAAGAACTGCTTGAGCTAGCCAAGCAGGGCAAAGCGCCGGACATTCCGTTCGCCGCGCATACAGGTCTCATCGACGATGTGAAGCAAGCCTGGGGCGAGCCGGACAAGGAAGAGGGGGCGGGCAAAGGCATCTACGCCACCTACAGCGCCAAGCATGCGGTGATCGGATTCAACAAGGGCAGCCTGATTTTTGATGTCCGGTCCAGCGCCGCCGATTTACAGCAGCTGACGCTGGAGCAGATTGAGGACACGCTTGGCAAGCCGAATGACGTGAAGACCAGCGGGAACGACAGCATCTATATTTACAATGCGGGCGCGCAGTATCAGTTGAAATTCGTGATTCCGAAGTCTACCGGTAAAGTCGATCACATTTCGGTCTTCTCCGAGCAGGATTCCATCAACAATATGGCCGGTTAG
- a CDS encoding ATP-grasp domain-containing protein yields the protein MKTILFVTDLYYPAKGRNYYEEDLFLTSQLRESFALTICHPQDIHAFEKHYDLIVIRNAGPVANFKDEYLAFRERAAANRYKTYNSFDGKGDMNGKDYLLELTKAGYPVIPTIDDVKWIEKLPDAGTYISKPKDGADSIGLERISSNELTSKLSAGEDRNILIQPFIDFEYEVSFYFIDHEFQYALYAPDKQKRWMLTEYVPTAEDLKFANRFIEWNNLAWGIQRVDACRTKQGELLLVELEDLNPYLSLLELQPDIRQKFVENFKHSLQKALQA from the coding sequence ATGAAAACTATATTATTTGTCACCGATCTATATTACCCCGCCAAAGGACGAAATTATTATGAAGAGGATTTGTTTCTGACTTCACAGCTTAGAGAATCCTTCGCGCTCACGATCTGTCACCCGCAGGACATCCATGCTTTTGAGAAGCATTATGATCTCATCGTGATTCGAAACGCCGGACCCGTTGCAAATTTCAAGGACGAGTATCTGGCTTTTCGGGAAAGAGCTGCTGCGAACCGATACAAAACCTATAATTCATTTGACGGCAAGGGCGATATGAACGGAAAAGACTATCTATTGGAGCTTACGAAGGCGGGATATCCCGTCATACCGACCATAGATGATGTGAAGTGGATAGAGAAACTGCCGGATGCCGGGACTTATATTTCCAAACCGAAGGACGGAGCCGACTCCATCGGTCTAGAGCGTATATCCTCAAATGAGCTGACATCCAAACTTAGTGCCGGTGAAGACCGGAATATCCTGATTCAGCCGTTCATCGATTTCGAATATGAAGTATCTTTTTATTTCATCGATCATGAGTTTCAATACGCGCTGTATGCGCCGGACAAGCAGAAGAGATGGATGCTAACGGAGTATGTCCCGACTGCAGAGGATTTGAAATTCGCGAATCGGTTCATCGAGTGGAATAACCTGGCTTGGGGAATCCAGCGCGTGGATGCGTGTCGGACGAAACAAGGAGAGCTTCTGCTGGTCGAACTTGAAGATTTGAATCCCTATCTCTCCCTGCTGGAATTACAACCGGACATTCGTCAAAAGTTCGTTGAAAATTTCAAGCACTCGCTGCAAAAAGCTCTTCAGGCCTGA
- a CDS encoding Gfo/Idh/MocA family protein, giving the protein MEQNKYSLVIVGFGGMGSYHVQLIEPCERLAVTGVYDVVDYRLELGAAKGFKTYDSLEAVLSDETVDVVLIATPNDVHKDIAIRALTAGKHVICEKPVTVDSADLSDILEVAKETDRVFMVHQNRRWDEDFLIIQDLIEKKKIGEVFHLESRVQGANGIPGDWRQLKAYGGGMLLDWGVHLLDQLLLLTGSKIDSVTAELSTILGTEVDDGFTSFIRFKDGLTAVIEVGTTNFIKLPRWYVKGTEGTAIIRDWDLSGEIVVNNPDVAKVEPKPIQAGQGLTKTMAPPSEESTLRLPIEKAQSTKQSFYDNFVSVIEGKSEPLVKNEEVHRVLRLIETIFEAAEKRAVLKDLEL; this is encoded by the coding sequence ATGGAACAGAACAAATATAGCCTTGTCATCGTCGGTTTCGGGGGAATGGGCAGCTATCATGTGCAGTTGATCGAACCGTGCGAGCGGCTGGCGGTAACCGGTGTGTATGATGTGGTCGACTATCGGCTGGAACTCGGTGCAGCCAAGGGCTTTAAGACTTATGACAGTCTGGAAGCGGTGTTATCCGATGAAACGGTAGATGTTGTGTTGATTGCGACGCCCAACGATGTACATAAGGATATTGCGATCCGGGCGCTTACGGCCGGCAAGCATGTGATCTGCGAGAAGCCGGTAACCGTAGACAGCGCGGACCTTAGTGATATTTTGGAAGTGGCAAAAGAAACCGACCGCGTCTTTATGGTGCACCAGAACCGCCGCTGGGACGAAGATTTCCTTATTATCCAGGACCTGATCGAGAAGAAAAAGATCGGTGAGGTGTTCCATCTGGAGTCCCGCGTGCAGGGGGCCAACGGTATTCCCGGCGACTGGCGCCAGCTCAAGGCGTATGGCGGCGGCATGCTGCTGGATTGGGGCGTCCATTTGCTTGATCAGCTCCTGCTGCTCACCGGCAGCAAGATCGACAGCGTCACCGCCGAATTAAGCACGATTCTCGGCACCGAGGTGGATGACGGATTTACCAGCTTTATCCGGTTCAAAGACGGCCTGACCGCTGTGATCGAGGTCGGAACGACCAACTTCATTAAGCTGCCCCGGTGGTACGTAAAGGGCACGGAAGGAACCGCTATTATCCGCGATTGGGATCTCAGCGGGGAGATTGTGGTGAACAATCCGGATGTCGCCAAGGTCGAGCCGAAGCCGATTCAGGCGGGACAAGGGCTTACGAAGACGATGGCTCCGCCCTCGGAGGAATCTACGCTGCGCCTGCCGATCGAGAAGGCTCAGAGCACGAAGCAGAGCTTCTATGATAACTTTGTCTCGGTGATTGAAGGCAAGAGCGAGCCTTTGGTCAAGAACGAGGAGGTCCACCGTGTACTGCGGTTGATCGAGACGATTTTTGAAGCGGCGGAGAAGCGGGCCGTCCTTAAAGACCTGGAGCTGTAA
- the abc-f gene encoding ribosomal protection-like ABC-F family protein, which produces MPVLHVKEISKEWNGNTLFRNISFELAEGERMALFGRNGAGKTTLLKGLLGAVTFESGAVFRGLPVKEWGLLDQQLDPGEGMTARRLVLDGNAEAAQLKVRLERLGSRLQSGGRADKTVLDEYGEAYEHYLRLDGYGWEAKAEKALRQLNLPQEVWDLPYRSLSGGQKTRAQLARLLARQPRLLLLDEPTNHLDADTMEWLEEWVSGYSGTVLYVSHDRRFIDRTATSVLELRPDGCRRYPGGYTQYREQKAVEARELEARYRRQELEKKKLEEAIRRYAEWFQQAHRAAGQNDFLRSKSKKNVSRLHAKESALDRLNRDRTAEPRESAKLNMRLTGGEFSAGTLLRTEHAEFAYPGGSPLLENFSLSVRRCDRIGVIGPNGSGKSTLLKLLAGIYAPTGGTVALHPQTTVGYFAQELEQLDLSSTILDSLLQLPEMTVTEARTILGCFLFTRDDAFKLIGSLSLGEKCRVAFLRLYFGRANLLVLDEPTNYLDIDTREVIEEALKSYPGALLLVTHDRYLLSSIANRLIVLERGRFPRQFPGTYEEYLSKDREHTMTERERAAEDELGVLKLRLTQLIQAETPESDDENMALLEEIKRLRRRIGELEKKG; this is translated from the coding sequence ATGCCGGTATTGCATGTGAAAGAGATATCCAAGGAATGGAACGGGAACACCTTGTTCCGGAATATATCGTTTGAACTGGCCGAGGGAGAGCGGATGGCGCTCTTCGGACGCAATGGAGCGGGCAAGACGACGCTGCTGAAGGGGCTGCTGGGAGCTGTGACTTTTGAGTCGGGGGCGGTATTCCGCGGCCTGCCCGTCAAAGAATGGGGGCTGCTGGATCAGCAGCTTGACCCAGGGGAAGGAATGACCGCCCGCCGGCTGGTGCTGGACGGGAACGCCGAGGCGGCGCAGCTTAAGGTCCGGCTGGAACGTCTGGGCAGCAGACTCCAAAGCGGCGGCAGAGCGGATAAGACCGTACTGGACGAATACGGCGAAGCCTATGAGCACTATCTTCGGCTGGACGGCTACGGCTGGGAGGCGAAGGCGGAAAAAGCGCTGCGGCAGCTGAATCTTCCGCAGGAGGTATGGGATCTGCCTTACCGGTCTTTGAGCGGCGGGCAGAAGACGCGGGCGCAGCTCGCCCGGCTGCTTGCCCGGCAGCCGCGATTGCTGCTGCTGGATGAGCCGACCAACCATCTTGACGCCGACACGATGGAATGGCTGGAGGAGTGGGTGTCCGGCTATTCCGGCACTGTGCTGTACGTCTCGCACGACCGTCGATTTATCGATCGCACGGCGACTTCCGTGCTGGAGCTTAGGCCGGACGGCTGCAGACGATATCCCGGAGGGTACACGCAGTACCGCGAGCAGAAGGCTGTGGAAGCCAGGGAGCTGGAGGCGCGGTACAGAAGACAGGAGCTGGAAAAGAAGAAGCTGGAGGAAGCCATCCGGCGTTACGCGGAATGGTTCCAGCAGGCGCACCGCGCCGCCGGGCAGAACGATTTCCTGCGGTCGAAATCGAAGAAGAACGTCTCTCGGCTGCATGCAAAGGAATCAGCGCTGGATCGGCTGAACCGGGACCGCACGGCGGAGCCCCGGGAGAGCGCCAAGCTGAACATGCGGCTTACGGGAGGGGAATTCTCAGCCGGGACCTTGCTTAGGACGGAGCACGCGGAGTTTGCGTACCCGGGCGGGAGTCCACTGCTTGAGAACTTCAGCCTTTCGGTCCGCCGGTGCGACCGGATCGGCGTGATCGGGCCGAACGGGTCCGGCAAGTCGACGCTGCTGAAGCTGCTGGCGGGAATTTATGCGCCAACTGGCGGGACGGTCGCTCTGCATCCGCAGACAACGGTCGGATATTTTGCCCAGGAGCTGGAGCAGCTCGATCTCTCCTCTACCATTTTGGACAGTCTGCTTCAGCTTCCGGAAATGACGGTGACGGAAGCAAGGACGATTTTGGGCTGCTTTTTATTTACGCGGGACGATGCCTTCAAGCTTATCGGCAGCTTAAGCCTCGGCGAGAAATGCCGCGTCGCCTTCCTGCGGCTCTACTTCGGCAGGGCGAATCTGCTGGTGCTGGACGAACCGACCAATTACCTCGATATCGATACTAGAGAAGTTATAGAGGAAGCTCTAAAATCTTATCCCGGCGCGCTGCTGCTCGTCACGCATGACCGGTATTTGCTGTCGAGTATCGCGAACCGGCTGATCGTGCTTGAGCGCGGACGCTTCCCGAGGCAGTTCCCCGGCACCTATGAGGAGTATCTGTCCAAAGACCGGGAACACACAATGACGGAACGGGAACGGGCCGCAGAAGATGAGCTTGGCGTGCTGAAGCTGCGGCTGACGCAGCTCATTCAGGCGGAAACACCGGAGAGCGACGACGAGAACATGGCGCTGCTGGAGGAGATTAAGCGGCTCCGCCGGCGGATTGGGGAGCTGGAGAAGAAGGGATAA
- a CDS encoding TetR/AcrR family transcriptional regulator: protein MDRTKRKEAIASLHQENILRAAEELFAEKGFAATTMDDIAKSAEYSKRTVYIQFPSKEEIHGRIVLKGFMQLKEHILHSLDGQGDFFSKYHALCDSLITFYESSPYLFAGIVDFQTQPMDSRDLPEVKRDIFNVGEEINAILEVIIRQGIAEGAVNPDSRIKETILIYWSSLSSLIMVAHRKSSYISETMGATTIGLLEYGCNLLLRMIAKEVQDADETAAGH, encoded by the coding sequence TTGGACCGTACAAAGCGCAAAGAGGCTATTGCAAGCCTGCATCAAGAGAATATTCTCCGTGCGGCGGAGGAACTATTCGCGGAAAAAGGCTTTGCGGCGACGACGATGGATGATATCGCCAAGAGCGCCGAATACAGCAAACGCACAGTATACATTCAGTTTCCAAGCAAGGAGGAGATTCATGGCCGGATCGTACTGAAGGGATTTATGCAGCTTAAGGAGCATATCCTGCATAGTCTAGATGGCCAGGGGGATTTTTTTTCCAAATATCACGCTCTATGCGACAGTCTGATTACGTTCTATGAGTCCTCTCCCTACCTTTTCGCCGGCATTGTCGATTTCCAGACCCAACCGATGGACAGCCGGGATTTGCCAGAGGTGAAGAGAGATATTTTCAATGTCGGGGAAGAGATTAACGCTATTCTAGAGGTTATAATCCGTCAGGGAATCGCGGAAGGAGCCGTTAACCCGGACTCGCGGATCAAGGAAACCATTCTGATCTATTGGAGCAGCCTGTCCTCGCTCATAATGGTGGCGCACCGCAAAAGCAGCTATATCTCCGAAACGATGGGCGCAACAACGATTGGGCTGCTGGAATACGGCTGCAATCTGCTGCTGCGCATGATCGCAAAGGAGGTTCAAGATGCCGACGAAACGGCTGCTGGCCATTAA
- a CDS encoding SAM-dependent methyltransferase translates to MRLSLEENRLDLSRIVFIGRTFEEYMAMFGLSEEELKGRTVLDCPGGACAFTARANVLGAEAVSADIAYYFPPLPLEEKGLEDIKHVMNQLEKAQAGFKWDYFSSAEELRAHRSRALEECIADLKRYPDRYVPAVLPVLPFEDGRFDLTLSAHFLFMYGDRLDYDFHLKSLRELLRVTRNELRIYPLVGLSGERYAQMDDLLKQIREEGCTAEEVQVPYEFQKGTGRMLRIIKG, encoded by the coding sequence ATGAGATTGAGCCTAGAAGAGAACAGACTGGATTTAAGCCGCATTGTGTTTATCGGAAGAACCTTTGAGGAGTATATGGCGATGTTCGGCCTGTCCGAAGAGGAACTGAAAGGACGGACCGTTCTGGATTGTCCGGGAGGCGCATGCGCGTTCACGGCGCGGGCGAATGTCCTTGGAGCAGAGGCAGTGTCGGCTGATATTGCCTATTATTTCCCGCCACTCCCCCTTGAGGAGAAAGGGCTGGAGGATATCAAGCATGTGATGAACCAATTGGAAAAAGCGCAGGCTGGATTCAAATGGGACTATTTCTCCTCTGCCGAGGAGCTAAGGGCCCATAGAAGCCGAGCTCTAGAGGAATGTATCGCCGACCTTAAGCGTTACCCTGACCGTTATGTTCCGGCAGTACTGCCGGTACTGCCGTTTGAAGACGGCCGGTTCGATCTGACGCTGTCCGCGCATTTTTTGTTCATGTACGGCGACCGGCTTGATTATGACTTTCATCTGAAGTCGCTGCGTGAGCTGTTGCGTGTGACCCGAAACGAACTTCGCATTTATCCGCTGGTCGGTCTGTCGGGTGAACGGTACGCGCAGATGGACGATCTGCTGAAGCAAATTCGGGAAGAAGGCTGCACGGCCGAGGAAGTACAGGTCCCTTACGAGTTTCAAAAAGGTACGGGCCGCATGCTGAGAATTATCAAGGGCTGA
- a CDS encoding RDD family protein — translation MNQRNAGFWIRLGALLLDGLILALPAAIIYFLITGGERGSVSERDVVRNILTIGYTVLVPVLWNGRTIGKRICKIRIQKLDGTSPGIGTMIIRNGLCSLLYSYTYGIAILISIVMIVVRKDRRAIHDFAAGTEVVYDDPWAIENQA, via the coding sequence TTGAACCAAAGGAACGCAGGCTTTTGGATTAGACTTGGTGCCCTATTGTTGGACGGTCTCATTTTGGCGCTTCCGGCAGCGATTATCTACTTTCTCATAACGGGAGGAGAGAGAGGGAGTGTATCGGAGCGGGATGTTGTAAGAAACATTCTGACCATTGGCTATACTGTGTTGGTGCCGGTGCTCTGGAATGGCCGCACGATCGGCAAAAGAATATGCAAAATCCGCATCCAAAAGCTGGACGGAACTTCTCCCGGAATTGGAACGATGATTATACGGAACGGGCTGTGCTCGCTGCTGTACAGCTATACTTACGGGATTGCCATTTTGATCAGCATTGTGATGATAGTTGTCCGAAAGGACCGGAGGGCGATTCACGATTTCGCTGCCGGAACGGAAGTTGTGTATGACGATCCTTGGGCAATAGAGAATCAGGCCTGA
- a CDS encoding flavodoxin family protein: protein MPTKRLLAIKGGPRPDGLTSKMLQIAVQAAAKAGWDTDICDLYKMDISACKGCPDCRANGVCPPSGELADLWVKLAFSDLVILSAPTYYANVPGQVKLLFDRLASKAMDRSGAGLAPKPTLSNSQQYLLMTACNTPFPLNQLLGQSSSCLAAMSEFFRISGMTCRGKIVCPGAKKLTEVPARLASRIESFF, encoded by the coding sequence ATGCCGACGAAACGGCTGCTGGCCATTAAAGGCGGCCCCAGGCCGGACGGATTAACGTCGAAGATGCTGCAAATTGCCGTACAGGCGGCTGCGAAAGCGGGCTGGGACACAGACATCTGCGATTTATATAAGATGGACATATCCGCCTGCAAAGGCTGTCCGGATTGCCGGGCAAACGGAGTATGCCCTCCCAGCGGCGAGCTTGCCGATTTATGGGTAAAGCTGGCTTTCAGCGACCTCGTTATTCTGTCCGCGCCTACGTATTACGCCAATGTGCCGGGCCAAGTCAAGCTCCTATTCGACAGGCTGGCAAGCAAGGCGATGGACCGCAGCGGCGCTGGGCTTGCTCCGAAACCGACGCTGTCCAACAGCCAGCAGTACCTGCTGATGACCGCGTGCAATACGCCGTTTCCGCTGAACCAGCTGCTGGGCCAAAGCTCGTCCTGTCTCGCCGCCATGAGCGAGTTCTTCCGTATTTCGGGCATGACCTGCAGGGGCAAGATCGTCTGTCCGGGCGCCAAGAAGCTGACGGAAGTTCCAGCCAGGCTGGCTTCGCGAATCGAAAGCTTTTTCTAA
- a CDS encoding histidine phosphatase family protein yields MNTSLYMIRHAVSPYVHGQERHRGLSLQGASDARRVKEILKNEDIAHFVSSPYARAVLTMQPLAELAGKEIILYEGLRERTIGREFGDEELLAAIRRSFEDEDYKLEEGESNKEAEERAIPVIERLLREHAGSKIAIGTHGNIMSIIMHYYDEAYGFDFLLSTTKPDIYKLEFAGQKLVKVERLWEPEPDTV; encoded by the coding sequence ATGAATACGAGTCTGTACATGATCAGACATGCCGTTTCACCGTATGTTCACGGACAGGAGCGACACCGCGGCCTTTCGCTGCAAGGAGCATCCGATGCGCGCAGAGTGAAGGAGATTTTGAAGAACGAGGACATTGCGCATTTTGTATCCAGCCCCTACGCGCGGGCGGTTCTAACCATGCAGCCTTTGGCGGAACTTGCTGGCAAGGAGATTATTTTATATGAAGGGCTGCGGGAAAGAACTATAGGCAGGGAATTTGGGGATGAAGAATTGCTTGCTGCGATCCGCCGTTCTTTTGAAGACGAAGATTATAAGCTTGAAGAGGGAGAAAGCAACAAGGAAGCCGAAGAACGCGCCATACCGGTTATTGAGCGGCTGCTGCGGGAACATGCGGGAAGCAAAATTGCAATTGGAACTCACGGTAACATCATGTCAATCATCATGCACTATTACGATGAAGCGTACGGATTCGATTTCTTATTGTCAACGACCAAGCCGGATATTTATAAGTTGGAGTTTGCGGGCCAGAAGCTGGTGAAGGTGGAAAGGTTATGGGAACCGGAGCCTGACACAGTGTAA
- a CDS encoding glutaredoxin family protein, with protein sequence MSSQVIVYSTEGCGDCSRVKQMLQGEGVPFEVRDIMASEAYQQEVERLGFMGIPVTVAGGRAVKGFNHGELKELIAEAGLKK encoded by the coding sequence ATGAGTTCCCAAGTGATCGTCTACTCCACCGAGGGCTGCGGCGATTGCAGCCGGGTGAAACAAATGCTTCAGGGTGAGGGCGTCCCGTTCGAGGTCAGGGATATTATGGCAAGCGAGGCTTATCAGCAGGAAGTGGAACGTCTCGGCTTCATGGGCATTCCGGTTACCGTAGCGGGCGGCAGAGCGGTCAAAGGCTTTAACCACGGCGAACTGAAGGAACTGATTGCCGAGGCAGGATTGAAGAAATAA
- the ytxJ gene encoding bacillithiol system redox-active protein YtxJ, whose translation MSIQQLHSAEELEQYIAKSGKKLLFKHSTTCPISAKAYEEFQSYLKDNDTDAAVVLVIEDRPVSNKIAEDFGIKHESPQIFLLEDGAVRWNTSHWKITQSSIKEAVSQ comes from the coding sequence ATGTCCATTCAACAACTCCACTCCGCCGAGGAACTGGAGCAGTATATTGCAAAGTCCGGAAAGAAGCTGCTGTTCAAGCATAGCACTACCTGTCCGATCAGCGCAAAAGCGTATGAAGAGTTCCAGTCCTATCTGAAAGACAATGATACCGACGCCGCCGTCGTGCTCGTGATCGAGGACCGTCCGGTGTCTAACAAAATCGCCGAAGATTTCGGCATCAAGCATGAGTCTCCGCAAATCTTCCTGCTTGAGGATGGCGCTGTGCGCTGGAATACCTCCCACTGGAAAATTACGCAATCGAGCATTAAAGAAGCTGTAAGCCAATGA
- a CDS encoding GNAT family N-acetyltransferase, translated as MTTEIRIEQIGAIDEGLERELARLLTGVVEDGASVGFLPPLSEAEAVEYWRGVPGEGVILWAAWDEGGIAGSVQLHLALKPNGLHRAEIAKLMVHPERRRRGIARLLMETAEAYASAEGRTLLVLDTRAGDPSNLLYQSLRYVEAGRIPDYARSADGELHETMFYYKKL; from the coding sequence ATGACAACCGAGATTCGGATAGAACAAATCGGCGCAATAGACGAAGGATTGGAACGGGAGCTGGCCAGGCTGCTGACCGGGGTGGTAGAAGACGGAGCATCCGTCGGTTTTTTGCCGCCGCTTTCCGAAGCGGAAGCTGTAGAGTATTGGCGGGGCGTACCCGGTGAGGGCGTTATATTATGGGCCGCTTGGGATGAAGGCGGAATTGCCGGAAGCGTGCAGCTCCATCTAGCCCTGAAACCGAACGGACTGCACCGCGCGGAGATTGCCAAGCTGATGGTACATCCGGAGCGCCGCCGCCGGGGCATTGCCCGCCTATTGATGGAAACGGCCGAAGCGTACGCGTCAGCGGAGGGCCGAACGCTGCTTGTGCTTGATACCCGCGCAGGCGATCCGTCCAACCTGCTGTATCAATCGCTCAGGTATGTGGAAGCCGGCAGAATTCCGGATTATGCCCGGTCGGCAGATGGGGAACTGCATGAGACGATGTTTTATTACAAGAAGCTCTGA
- a CDS encoding PH domain-containing protein, which translates to MANLFSGLLGNYSEVSIPELNSQYGMYLMPDEKIQMGFRLVRDTFIITDERLIFIDHQGVTGKKTRVASISLESIYEVTMETGGTGFDDSEITIHYIQSPYFKTNNPQIGLYKFEFGKKFNVQPIYVALLTLAHQNHKRLNA; encoded by the coding sequence ATGGCGAATCTATTTAGCGGACTGCTAGGCAATTATTCCGAGGTTTCCATTCCCGAGCTGAACAGCCAGTACGGGATGTACCTCATGCCGGATGAAAAGATCCAGATGGGATTTCGTCTTGTGCGGGATACGTTTATCATTACGGACGAACGGCTGATTTTTATCGACCACCAAGGCGTGACCGGCAAAAAGACCCGAGTTGCTTCCATCTCCCTCGAATCGATTTACGAAGTTACGATGGAAACGGGCGGCACCGGCTTCGATGACAGCGAAATCACCATCCACTATATTCAGTCACCGTATTTCAAGACCAATAACCCGCAAATCGGGTTGTACAAATTCGAGTTCGGCAAAAAATTCAACGTCCAGCCGATCTACGTCGCGCTGCTCACGCTGGCGCATCAGAACCATAAGCGTCTGAACGCATAA